CAACCCCGACGTGGCCACACCTGACAAGTTTCCCAAAAAGTGGCATGACCGGGTGGTACAGATAGGCGCGTGCTGTCTCGACGCTCTCTGCATCCAGCGGGAAGACCGCGAAGCCAGACAACAGTATTATTCCGACATGTTCAGTCTGTTCGGCGCCCCCGCCATGGTCCTGTTTCTGTTGGACGACCAGCTCAACGTGCCTTACGGCATGATGGACATCGGAATCTACATGCACGGGGTGTGTCTCGTGGCCAGAAGTAAGGGCCTGGGTACGTTGGTTCTCTCGACCGTCATTCGATATCCGGACGTCTTCCGCTCGTTGCTGCCCATCCCGCAAAACAAGCGCCTGGTGATGGGGATAGCGATGGGTTATCCCGACGAGTCCGCCCCCATAAACAATTTCGAGCGGCAACGCGTACCGATCGAAGATTTTACCATGTGGGTCGAATAGGAACCGGCGTCTCAGCGTTTGCTGATTTTGACCAGGGTTTCGTTTACCGCCGCCGTCGGCCCCAGGTCACTGATCACGGCTTCCCGTAAACGATTGACGCCGC
This genomic window from Deltaproteobacteria bacterium contains:
- a CDS encoding nitroreductase, coding for MKFVDVFKGRRSIRKYKPDPVPRMLIEEILSEARWCPSWANTQPWEVMVVQGEALEKFRQAQREKVAAQAPHNPDVATPDKFPKKWHDRVVQIGACCLDALCIQREDREARQQYYSDMFSLFGAPAMVLFLLDDQLNVPYGMMDIGIYMHGVCLVARSKGLGTLVLSTVIRYPDVFRSLLPIPQNKRLVMGIAMGYPDESAPINNFERQRVPIEDFTMWVE